Proteins from one Nicotiana tabacum cultivar K326 chromosome 23, ASM71507v2, whole genome shotgun sequence genomic window:
- the LOC107793022 gene encoding G-type lectin S-receptor-like serine/threonine-protein kinase CES101 gives MKPGDELNHLQVLDSEGGKFKLGFFSIPQTDKNCLGIWYAGDSQDKKLWIANPNTPILNNSGLITIDSTGILKITSGGKAVVNIAPPVLTGSLMARLQDSGNFVLQDETRNSTLWQIFDHPTDCLLPGMKLDHNLTTKQNWTFTYWLSSYIPVSGVFTLSLESVQDAFQLVIRQRGEVYWTSGAWSNQGFPFLSALNDSSNRYQYNLSLVSEKDSVFFQFDAPEGSFPSFELSLNVAIHGGGEDGCVYTLYNEFCYGYESDGCVSTQLPECRKDGDKLEQKSGDFIDTSNTNDYDNASISIGDCMQNCWEHCSCVGFTTTGNGTG, from the coding sequence ATGAAGCCTGGTGATGAACTCAATCACTTACAAGTACTTGATTCAGAAGGTGGAAAGTTCAAGTTAGGATTTTTTTCTATCCCACAAACAGATAAAAATTGTCTTGGAATATGGTATGCAGGTGATTCACAAGATAAGAAATTATGGATAGCCAATCCGAATACGCCTATATTGAACAACTCAGGATTGATCACCATAGATTCTACAGGAATATTGAAAATCACCAGTGGAGGGAAGGCAGTTGTGAATATTGCCCCTCCTGTATTGACAGGAAGTTTAATGGCTAGACTTCAAGATTCTGGAAATTTTGTGCTTCAGGATGAAACTCGGAATAGTACTTTATGGCAAATCTTTGATCATCCTACCGATTGTCTTTTGCCTGGTATGAAGCTTGATCATAACCTTACAACAAAGCAGAATTGGACTTTTACTTATTGGTTGAGTAGTTATATTCCGGTCTCGGGGGTTTTTACTCTAAGTTTGGAGTCAGTTCAAGATGCATTTCAGTTGGTTATACGTCAAAGGGGCGAGGTTTATTGGACTAGTGGCGCTTGGAGCAATCAAGGTTTTCCATTCTTAAGTGCATTGAATGATTCTTCTAACAGATATCAGTATAATCTCAGCTTGGTGTCTGAAAAAGACAGCGTGTTCTTTCAATTTGACGCTCCAGAGGGAAGTTTCCCAAGTTTTGAGTTGTCTTTAAATGTGGCTATTCATGGCGGTGGTGAAGACGGTTGTGTGTACACCCTTTATAATGAGTTCTGTTATGGTTATGAAAGTGATGGTTGTGTCTCTACTCAGTTGCCTGAGTGCCGAAAGGATGGGGATAAATTGGAGCAAAAGAGTGGAGACTTTATTGATACATCTAATACTAACGATTAtgataatgcaagcattagtatTGGTGATTGTATGCAGAACTGCTGGGAGCACTGCAGTTGTGTTGGCTTCACCACTACCGGCAATGGAACAGGTTAG
- the LOC142177200 gene encoding uncharacterized protein LOC142177200, which translates to MSSFNPLTSILNQNKLEGPNYVDWKRNPDIILTAEGYKFVITEECPKKPENATDDQHQSMRSAYDMLESLKEMLGEQNHAAKQTSMKPLLNTKMTEGSSVRDHVLKMMSFLNELEVLGDVIDEESQVEMVLQISV; encoded by the exons ATGTCTTCATTCAACCCACTTACCTCAATTTTGAACCAAAACAAATTAGAAGGACCAAATTATGTTGACTGGAAAAGAAACCCTGATATTATCCTAACTGCTGAAGGTTACAAATTTGTAATCACTGAGGAGTGCCCAAAAAAACCTGAAAATGCAACTGATGATCAG CATCAGTCTATGAGGTCTGCTTATGACATGCTCGAAAGTCTCAAAGAGATGTTAGGTGAGCAAAATCATGCGGCTAAGCAGACATCCATGAAACCCCTTTTGAACACTAAGATGACTGAAGGATCATCGGTCAGGGACCATGTTCTGAAGATGATGAGTTTTCTGAATGAACTGGAGGTCCTTGGAGATGTGATTGATGAGGAATCTCAAGTTGAGATGGTCCTGCAGATTTCTGTCTGA
- the LOC142177201 gene encoding uncharacterized protein LOC142177201 yields MEAIRHFSATTALEVNTEKSNMYIAGVDDELKQKLLDITCYSIGTFPIRYLGLPLSPKRWSKIDCHQLCVKITEKLKTISNRHLSYAGRLQCTWAIMVWEGVKEWTGAHITQHDLMTTLMRIKRR; encoded by the exons ATGGAAGCAATTAGGCATTTCTCAGCTACTACAGCTCTAGAGGTAAATACAGAGAAATCAAACATGTATATTGCAGGGGTAGATGATGAGCTAAAACAGAAACTATTGGACATCACATGCTACTCGATTGGCACATTTCCTATTAGATATCTTGGTCTTCCCTTATCTCCAAAGAGGTGGAGTAAAATAGACTGTCACCAATTATGTGTGAAGATCACTGAGAAGCTGAAAACAATATCAAATAGGCACTTGTCTTATGCAGGGAGGCTGCAG TGTACATGGGCAATAATGGTGTGGGAAGGAGTGAAGGAATGGACTGGAGCACACATTACGCAGCATGATCTCATGACCACACTGATGAGGATCAAGCGCAGATGA
- the LOC142177202 gene encoding uncharacterized protein LOC142177202 has product MVTSVYPHNLRDERRALWEHVHHMSIGCQFPWIIMGDFNAVLQQENKIGGNQVAFSEVVDYQECLDKCTLMELPNNGYKYSWSDKHGTSRICSKIDWVFVSGEWIDTMPQCKTHALPKGVSDHYPCVVEMTQALARKEKAFRYCDIWSKHPDFIHIVEEGWAMQVEGCKMYQIVKKLKALKQKRRTLHKRNFSNVINEANKYREKMQKLQAMLQKAPLDQGQVQGGLTYG; this is encoded by the coding sequence ATGGTCACATCTGTGTATCCACATAATCTTAGAGATGAGAGGAGAGCATTGTGGGAACATGTACACCATATGAGTATAGGATGCCAGTTTCCATGGATAATCATGGGAGACTTCAATGCCGTACTTCAACAGGAAAACAAAATTGGAGGGAATCAAGTAGCATTTAGTGAGGTGGTGGACTATCAGGAATGTTTAGATAAATGCACACTTATGGAGTTACCTAACAATGGGTACAAGTACTCATGGAGTGATAAGCATGGGACTAGTAGAATCTGCTCAAAAATAGACTGGGTATTTGTTAGTGGAGAATGGATAGATACAATGCCACAATGCAAAACTCATGCACTTCCGAAAGGGGTTAGTGACCACTATCCATGTGTGGTAGAGATGACCCAGGCACTGGCAAGGAAAGAGAAAGCTTTCAGGTATTGCGATATTTGGAGTAAACATCCAGACTTCATACATATTGTTGAAGAGGGATGGGCAATGCAAGTTGAGGGGTGTAAAATGTATCAGATAGTAAAGAAGTTAAAGGCTTTGAAACAGAAACGTAGAACATTACACAAGAGAAACTTTAGCAATGTCATCAATGAGGCTAACAAATATAGGGAGAAAATGCAGAAATTGCAAGCTATGCTGCAGAAAGCACCACTGGATCAGGGACAAGTTCAGGGAGGCCTCACTTATGGCTGA